A genomic region of Homo sapiens chromosome 4, GRCh38.p14 Primary Assembly contains the following coding sequences:
- the ART3 gene encoding ecto-ADP-ribosyltransferase 3 isoform a precursor (isoform a precursor is encoded by transcript variant 1) encodes MKTGHFEIVTMLLATMILVDIFQVKAEVLDMADNAFDDEYLKCTDRMEIKYVPQLLKEEKASHQQLDTVWENAKAKWAARKTQIFLPMNFKDNHGIALMAYISEAQEQTPFYHLFSEAVKMAGQSREDYIYGFQFKAFHFYLTRALQLLRKPCEASSKTVVYRTSQGTSFTFGGLNQARFGHFTLAYSAKPQAANDQLTVLSIYTCLGVDIENFLDKESERITLIPLNEVFQVSQEGAGNNLILQSINKTCSHYECAFLGGLKTENCIENLEYFQPIYVYNPGEKNQKLEDHSEKNWKLEDHGEKNQKLEDHGVKILEPTQIPGMKIPEPFPLPEDKSQGNINNPTPGPVPVPGPKSHPSASSGKLLLPQFGMVIILISVSAINLFVAL; translated from the exons gTGAAGGCTGAAGTGTTAGACATGGCAGATAATGCATTTGATGATGAATACCTGAAATGTACGGACAGGATGGAAATTAAATACGTTCCCCAACTGCTAAAGGAGGAAAAAGCAAGCCACCAGCAATTAGATACTGTGTGGGAAAATGCAAAAGCCAAATGGGCAGCCCGAAAGACTCAAATCTTTCTCCCTATGAATTTTAAGGATAACCATGGAATAGCCCTGATGGCATATATTTCCGAAGCTCAAGAGCAAACTCCCTTTTACCATCTGTTCAGTGAAGCTGTGAAGATGGCTGGCCAATCTCGAGAAGATTATATCTATGGCTTCCAGTTCAAAGCTTTCCACTTTTACCTCACAAGAGCCCTGCAGTTGCTGAGAAAACCTTGTGAGGCCAGTTCCAAAACTGTGGTATATAGAACAAGCCAGGGCACTTCATTTACATTTGGAGGGCTAAACCAAGCCAGGTTTGGCCATTTTACCTTGGCATATTCAGCCAAACCTCAGGCTGCTAATGACCAGCTCACTGTGTTATCCATCTACACATGCCTTGGAGTTGacattgaaaattttcttgataaagaaagtgaaagaattaCTTTAATACCTCTGAATGAGGTTTTTCAAGTGTCACAGGAGGGGGCTGGCAATAACCTTATCCTTCAAAGCATAAACAAGACCTGCAGCCATTATGAGTGTGCATTTCTAGGTG GACTAAAAACCGAAAACTGTATTGAGAACCTAG aatattttcaacCCATCTATGTCTACAACCCTG GTGAGAAAAACCAGAAGCTTGAAGACCATA GTGAGAAAAACTGGAAGCTTGAAGACCATG GTGAGAAAAACCAGAAGCTTGAAGACCATG gtGTGAAAATCCTTGAACCCACCCAAATACCTG GAATGAAAATTCCAGAACCTTTTCCACTACCTG AAGATAAAAGTCAAGGAAATATCAACAATCCTA CTCCAGGTCCAGTTCCTGTTCCAGGTCCCAAAAGCCATCCTTCTGCATCCTCGGGCAAACTGCTGCTTCCACAGTTTGGGATGGTCATCATTTTAATCAGTGTTTCTGCTATAAATCTCTTTGTTGCTCTGTAG
- the ART3 gene encoding ecto-ADP-ribosyltransferase 3 isoform l precursor (isoform l precursor is encoded by transcript variant 5), with protein sequence MKTGHFEIVTMLLATMILVDIFQVKAEVLDMADNAFDDEYLKCTDRMEIKYVPQLLKEEKASHQQLDTVWENAKAKWAARKTQIFLPMNFKDNHGIALMAYISEAQEQTPFYHLFSEAVKMAGQSREDYIYGFQFKAFHFYLTRALQLLRKPCEASSKTVVYRTSQGTSFTFGGLNQARFGHFTLAYSAKPQAANDQLTVLSIYTCLGVDIENFLDKESERITLIPLNEVFQVSQEGAGNNLILQSINKTCSHYECAFLGGLKTENCIENLEYFQPIYVYNPGEKNQKLEDHSEKNWKLEDHGEKNQKLEDHGVKILEPTQIPGMKIPEPFPLPAPGPVPVPGPKSHPSASSGKLLLPQFGMVIILISVSAINLFVAL encoded by the exons gTGAAGGCTGAAGTGTTAGACATGGCAGATAATGCATTTGATGATGAATACCTGAAATGTACGGACAGGATGGAAATTAAATACGTTCCCCAACTGCTAAAGGAGGAAAAAGCAAGCCACCAGCAATTAGATACTGTGTGGGAAAATGCAAAAGCCAAATGGGCAGCCCGAAAGACTCAAATCTTTCTCCCTATGAATTTTAAGGATAACCATGGAATAGCCCTGATGGCATATATTTCCGAAGCTCAAGAGCAAACTCCCTTTTACCATCTGTTCAGTGAAGCTGTGAAGATGGCTGGCCAATCTCGAGAAGATTATATCTATGGCTTCCAGTTCAAAGCTTTCCACTTTTACCTCACAAGAGCCCTGCAGTTGCTGAGAAAACCTTGTGAGGCCAGTTCCAAAACTGTGGTATATAGAACAAGCCAGGGCACTTCATTTACATTTGGAGGGCTAAACCAAGCCAGGTTTGGCCATTTTACCTTGGCATATTCAGCCAAACCTCAGGCTGCTAATGACCAGCTCACTGTGTTATCCATCTACACATGCCTTGGAGTTGacattgaaaattttcttgataaagaaagtgaaagaattaCTTTAATACCTCTGAATGAGGTTTTTCAAGTGTCACAGGAGGGGGCTGGCAATAACCTTATCCTTCAAAGCATAAACAAGACCTGCAGCCATTATGAGTGTGCATTTCTAGGTG GACTAAAAACCGAAAACTGTATTGAGAACCTAG aatattttcaacCCATCTATGTCTACAACCCTG GTGAGAAAAACCAGAAGCTTGAAGACCATA GTGAGAAAAACTGGAAGCTTGAAGACCATG GTGAGAAAAACCAGAAGCTTGAAGACCATG gtGTGAAAATCCTTGAACCCACCCAAATACCTG GAATGAAAATTCCAGAACCTTTTCCACTACCTG CTCCAGGTCCAGTTCCTGTTCCAGGTCCCAAAAGCCATCCTTCTGCATCCTCGGGCAAACTGCTGCTTCCACAGTTTGGGATGGTCATCATTTTAATCAGTGTTTCTGCTATAAATCTCTTTGTTGCTCTGTAG
- the ART3 gene encoding ecto-ADP-ribosyltransferase 3 isoform X2, producing the protein MKTGHFEIVTMLLATMILVDIFQVKAEVLDMADNAFDDEYLKCTDRMEIKYVPQLLKEEKASHQQLDTVWENAKAKWAARKTQIFLPMNFKDNHGIALMAYISEAQEQTPFYHLFSEAVKMAGQSREDYIYGFQFKAFHFYLTRALQLLRKPCEASSKTVVYRTSQGTSFTFGGLNQARFGHFTLAYSAKPQAANDQLTVLSIYTCLGVDIENFLDKESERITLIPLNEVFQVSQEGAGNNLILQSINKTCSHYECAFLGGLKTENCIENLEYFQPIYVYNPGEKNQKLEDHSEKNWKLEDHGVKILEPTQIPGMKIPEPFPLPGIKMIQLNEKPGNIFFIGGGGTMDSKSFTIIIQLVQSYGVWGRHLGCTLSDIPVCKPDRESVENFFQCEQQAAITVLWAKHQKRHLILNWNSWLPAGPVYSRMRQASQGEGICRHRNSIIQEL; encoded by the exons gTGAAGGCTGAAGTGTTAGACATGGCAGATAATGCATTTGATGATGAATACCTGAAATGTACGGACAGGATGGAAATTAAATACGTTCCCCAACTGCTAAAGGAGGAAAAAGCAAGCCACCAGCAATTAGATACTGTGTGGGAAAATGCAAAAGCCAAATGGGCAGCCCGAAAGACTCAAATCTTTCTCCCTATGAATTTTAAGGATAACCATGGAATAGCCCTGATGGCATATATTTCCGAAGCTCAAGAGCAAACTCCCTTTTACCATCTGTTCAGTGAAGCTGTGAAGATGGCTGGCCAATCTCGAGAAGATTATATCTATGGCTTCCAGTTCAAAGCTTTCCACTTTTACCTCACAAGAGCCCTGCAGTTGCTGAGAAAACCTTGTGAGGCCAGTTCCAAAACTGTGGTATATAGAACAAGCCAGGGCACTTCATTTACATTTGGAGGGCTAAACCAAGCCAGGTTTGGCCATTTTACCTTGGCATATTCAGCCAAACCTCAGGCTGCTAATGACCAGCTCACTGTGTTATCCATCTACACATGCCTTGGAGTTGacattgaaaattttcttgataaagaaagtgaaagaattaCTTTAATACCTCTGAATGAGGTTTTTCAAGTGTCACAGGAGGGGGCTGGCAATAACCTTATCCTTCAAAGCATAAACAAGACCTGCAGCCATTATGAGTGTGCATTTCTAGGTG GACTAAAAACCGAAAACTGTATTGAGAACCTAG aatattttcaacCCATCTATGTCTACAACCCTG GTGAGAAAAACCAGAAGCTTGAAGACCATA GTGAGAAAAACTGGAAGCTTGAAGACCATG gtGTGAAAATCCTTGAACCCACCCAAATACCTG GAATGAAAATTCCAGAACCTTTTCCACTACCTG gaataaaaatgatacaactgAATGAAAAACCTGGTAATATATTCTTTATTGGGGGTGGAGGCACCATGGATTCTAAGTCCTTTACCATAATCATTCAGTTAGTTCAGTCTTATGGGGTCTGGGGAAGACATCTGGGCTGTACACTTTCCGATATCCCAGTCTGCAAGCCAGACAGGGAAAGTGTTGAGAATTTCTTTCAGTGTGAGCAGCAGGCTGCTATTACGGTTCTCTGGGCCAAACATCAAAAAAGGCACTTGATCTTAAACTGGAACAGTTGGCTTCCAGCTGGGCCTGTCTATTCCAGAATGAGGCAGGCTTCTCAGGGTGAAGGAATCTGTAGACATAGAAATAGCATCATCCAAGAACTGTGA
- the ART3 gene encoding ecto-ADP-ribosyltransferase 3 isoform o precursor (isoform o precursor is encoded by transcript variant 25) — protein MKTGHFEIVTMLLATMILVDIFQVKAEVLDMADNAFDDEYLKCTDRMEIKYVPQLLKEEKASHQQLDTVWENAKAKWAARKTQIFLPMNFKDNHGIALMAYISEAQEQTPFYHLFSEAVKMAGQSREDYIYGFQFKAFHFYLTRALQLLRKPCEASSKTVVYRTSQGTSFTFGGLNQARFGHFTLAYSAKPQAANDQLTVLSIYTCLGVDIENFLDKESERITLIPLNEVFQVSQEGAGNNLILQSINKTCSHYECAFLGGLKTENCIENLEYFQPIYVYNPGEKNQKLEDHSEKNWKLEDHGEKNQKLEDHAPGPVPVPGPKSHPSASSGKLLLPQFGMVIILISVSAINLFVAL, from the exons gTGAAGGCTGAAGTGTTAGACATGGCAGATAATGCATTTGATGATGAATACCTGAAATGTACGGACAGGATGGAAATTAAATACGTTCCCCAACTGCTAAAGGAGGAAAAAGCAAGCCACCAGCAATTAGATACTGTGTGGGAAAATGCAAAAGCCAAATGGGCAGCCCGAAAGACTCAAATCTTTCTCCCTATGAATTTTAAGGATAACCATGGAATAGCCCTGATGGCATATATTTCCGAAGCTCAAGAGCAAACTCCCTTTTACCATCTGTTCAGTGAAGCTGTGAAGATGGCTGGCCAATCTCGAGAAGATTATATCTATGGCTTCCAGTTCAAAGCTTTCCACTTTTACCTCACAAGAGCCCTGCAGTTGCTGAGAAAACCTTGTGAGGCCAGTTCCAAAACTGTGGTATATAGAACAAGCCAGGGCACTTCATTTACATTTGGAGGGCTAAACCAAGCCAGGTTTGGCCATTTTACCTTGGCATATTCAGCCAAACCTCAGGCTGCTAATGACCAGCTCACTGTGTTATCCATCTACACATGCCTTGGAGTTGacattgaaaattttcttgataaagaaagtgaaagaattaCTTTAATACCTCTGAATGAGGTTTTTCAAGTGTCACAGGAGGGGGCTGGCAATAACCTTATCCTTCAAAGCATAAACAAGACCTGCAGCCATTATGAGTGTGCATTTCTAGGTG GACTAAAAACCGAAAACTGTATTGAGAACCTAG aatattttcaacCCATCTATGTCTACAACCCTG GTGAGAAAAACCAGAAGCTTGAAGACCATA GTGAGAAAAACTGGAAGCTTGAAGACCATG GTGAGAAAAACCAGAAGCTTGAAGACCATG CTCCAGGTCCAGTTCCTGTTCCAGGTCCCAAAAGCCATCCTTCTGCATCCTCGGGCAAACTGCTGCTTCCACAGTTTGGGATGGTCATCATTTTAATCAGTGTTTCTGCTATAAATCTCTTTGTTGCTCTGTAG
- the ART3 gene encoding ecto-ADP-ribosyltransferase 3 isoform b precursor (isoform b precursor is encoded by transcript variant 2), translating to MKTGHFEIVTMLLATMILVDIFQVKAEVLDMADNAFDDEYLKCTDRMEIKYVPQLLKEEKASHQQLDTVWENAKAKWAARKTQIFLPMNFKDNHGIALMAYISEAQEQTPFYHLFSEAVKMAGQSREDYIYGFQFKAFHFYLTRALQLLRKPCEASSKTVVYRTSQGTSFTFGGLNQARFGHFTLAYSAKPQAANDQLTVLSIYTCLGVDIENFLDKESERITLIPLNEVFQVSQEGAGNNLILQSINKTCSHYECAFLGGLKTENCIENLEYFQPIYVYNPGEKNQKLEDHSEKNWKLEDHGEKNQKLEDHGVKILEPTQIPEDKSQGNINNPTPGPVPVPGPKSHPSASSGKLLLPQFGMVIILISVSAINLFVAL from the exons gTGAAGGCTGAAGTGTTAGACATGGCAGATAATGCATTTGATGATGAATACCTGAAATGTACGGACAGGATGGAAATTAAATACGTTCCCCAACTGCTAAAGGAGGAAAAAGCAAGCCACCAGCAATTAGATACTGTGTGGGAAAATGCAAAAGCCAAATGGGCAGCCCGAAAGACTCAAATCTTTCTCCCTATGAATTTTAAGGATAACCATGGAATAGCCCTGATGGCATATATTTCCGAAGCTCAAGAGCAAACTCCCTTTTACCATCTGTTCAGTGAAGCTGTGAAGATGGCTGGCCAATCTCGAGAAGATTATATCTATGGCTTCCAGTTCAAAGCTTTCCACTTTTACCTCACAAGAGCCCTGCAGTTGCTGAGAAAACCTTGTGAGGCCAGTTCCAAAACTGTGGTATATAGAACAAGCCAGGGCACTTCATTTACATTTGGAGGGCTAAACCAAGCCAGGTTTGGCCATTTTACCTTGGCATATTCAGCCAAACCTCAGGCTGCTAATGACCAGCTCACTGTGTTATCCATCTACACATGCCTTGGAGTTGacattgaaaattttcttgataaagaaagtgaaagaattaCTTTAATACCTCTGAATGAGGTTTTTCAAGTGTCACAGGAGGGGGCTGGCAATAACCTTATCCTTCAAAGCATAAACAAGACCTGCAGCCATTATGAGTGTGCATTTCTAGGTG GACTAAAAACCGAAAACTGTATTGAGAACCTAG aatattttcaacCCATCTATGTCTACAACCCTG GTGAGAAAAACCAGAAGCTTGAAGACCATA GTGAGAAAAACTGGAAGCTTGAAGACCATG GTGAGAAAAACCAGAAGCTTGAAGACCATG gtGTGAAAATCCTTGAACCCACCCAAATACCTG AAGATAAAAGTCAAGGAAATATCAACAATCCTA CTCCAGGTCCAGTTCCTGTTCCAGGTCCCAAAAGCCATCCTTCTGCATCCTCGGGCAAACTGCTGCTTCCACAGTTTGGGATGGTCATCATTTTAATCAGTGTTTCTGCTATAAATCTCTTTGTTGCTCTGTAG
- the ART3 gene encoding ecto-ADP-ribosyltransferase 3 isoform X3 produces MKTGHFEIVTMLLATMILVDIFQVKAEVLDMADNAFDDEYLKCTDRMEIKYVPQLLKEEKASHQQLDTVWENAKAKWAARKTQIFLPMNFKDNHGIALMAYISEAQEQTPFYHLFSEAVKMAGQSREDYIYGFQFKAFHFYLTRALQLLRKPCEASSKTVVYRTSQGTSFTFGGLNQARFGHFTLAYSAKPQAANDQLTVLSIYTCLGVDIENFLDKESERITLIPLNEVFQVSQEGAGNNLILQSINKTCSHYECAFLGGLKTENCIENLEYFQPIYVYNPGEKNQKLEDHSEKNWKLEDHGVKILEPTQIPGMKIPEPFPLPEDKSQGNINNPTPGPVPVPGPKSHPSASSGKLLLPQFGMVIILISVSAINLFVAL; encoded by the exons gTGAAGGCTGAAGTGTTAGACATGGCAGATAATGCATTTGATGATGAATACCTGAAATGTACGGACAGGATGGAAATTAAATACGTTCCCCAACTGCTAAAGGAGGAAAAAGCAAGCCACCAGCAATTAGATACTGTGTGGGAAAATGCAAAAGCCAAATGGGCAGCCCGAAAGACTCAAATCTTTCTCCCTATGAATTTTAAGGATAACCATGGAATAGCCCTGATGGCATATATTTCCGAAGCTCAAGAGCAAACTCCCTTTTACCATCTGTTCAGTGAAGCTGTGAAGATGGCTGGCCAATCTCGAGAAGATTATATCTATGGCTTCCAGTTCAAAGCTTTCCACTTTTACCTCACAAGAGCCCTGCAGTTGCTGAGAAAACCTTGTGAGGCCAGTTCCAAAACTGTGGTATATAGAACAAGCCAGGGCACTTCATTTACATTTGGAGGGCTAAACCAAGCCAGGTTTGGCCATTTTACCTTGGCATATTCAGCCAAACCTCAGGCTGCTAATGACCAGCTCACTGTGTTATCCATCTACACATGCCTTGGAGTTGacattgaaaattttcttgataaagaaagtgaaagaattaCTTTAATACCTCTGAATGAGGTTTTTCAAGTGTCACAGGAGGGGGCTGGCAATAACCTTATCCTTCAAAGCATAAACAAGACCTGCAGCCATTATGAGTGTGCATTTCTAGGTG GACTAAAAACCGAAAACTGTATTGAGAACCTAG aatattttcaacCCATCTATGTCTACAACCCTG GTGAGAAAAACCAGAAGCTTGAAGACCATA GTGAGAAAAACTGGAAGCTTGAAGACCATG gtGTGAAAATCCTTGAACCCACCCAAATACCTG GAATGAAAATTCCAGAACCTTTTCCACTACCTG AAGATAAAAGTCAAGGAAATATCAACAATCCTA CTCCAGGTCCAGTTCCTGTTCCAGGTCCCAAAAGCCATCCTTCTGCATCCTCGGGCAAACTGCTGCTTCCACAGTTTGGGATGGTCATCATTTTAATCAGTGTTTCTGCTATAAATCTCTTTGTTGCTCTGTAG
- the ART3 gene encoding ecto-ADP-ribosyltransferase 3 isoform p precursor (isoform p precursor is encoded by transcript variant 26) has translation MKTGHFEIVTMLLATMILVDIFQVKAEVLDMADNAFDDEYLKCTDRMEIKYVPQLLKEEKASHQQLDTVWENAKAKWAARKTQIFLPMNFKDNHGIALMAYISEAQEQTPFYHLFSEAVKMAGQSREDYIYGFQFKAFHFYLTRALQLLRKPCEASSKTVVYRTSQGTSFTFGGLNQARFGHFTLAYSAKPQAANDQLTVLSIYTCLGVDIENFLDKESERITLIPLNEVFQVSQEGAGNNLILQSINKTCSHYECAFLGEYFQPIYVYNPGEKNQKLEDHSEKNWKLEDHGEKNQKLEDHGVKILEPTQIPAPGPVPVPGPKSHPSASSGKLLLPQFGMVIILISVSAINLFVAL, from the exons gTGAAGGCTGAAGTGTTAGACATGGCAGATAATGCATTTGATGATGAATACCTGAAATGTACGGACAGGATGGAAATTAAATACGTTCCCCAACTGCTAAAGGAGGAAAAAGCAAGCCACCAGCAATTAGATACTGTGTGGGAAAATGCAAAAGCCAAATGGGCAGCCCGAAAGACTCAAATCTTTCTCCCTATGAATTTTAAGGATAACCATGGAATAGCCCTGATGGCATATATTTCCGAAGCTCAAGAGCAAACTCCCTTTTACCATCTGTTCAGTGAAGCTGTGAAGATGGCTGGCCAATCTCGAGAAGATTATATCTATGGCTTCCAGTTCAAAGCTTTCCACTTTTACCTCACAAGAGCCCTGCAGTTGCTGAGAAAACCTTGTGAGGCCAGTTCCAAAACTGTGGTATATAGAACAAGCCAGGGCACTTCATTTACATTTGGAGGGCTAAACCAAGCCAGGTTTGGCCATTTTACCTTGGCATATTCAGCCAAACCTCAGGCTGCTAATGACCAGCTCACTGTGTTATCCATCTACACATGCCTTGGAGTTGacattgaaaattttcttgataaagaaagtgaaagaattaCTTTAATACCTCTGAATGAGGTTTTTCAAGTGTCACAGGAGGGGGCTGGCAATAACCTTATCCTTCAAAGCATAAACAAGACCTGCAGCCATTATGAGTGTGCATTTCTAGGTG aatattttcaacCCATCTATGTCTACAACCCTG GTGAGAAAAACCAGAAGCTTGAAGACCATA GTGAGAAAAACTGGAAGCTTGAAGACCATG GTGAGAAAAACCAGAAGCTTGAAGACCATG gtGTGAAAATCCTTGAACCCACCCAAATACCTG CTCCAGGTCCAGTTCCTGTTCCAGGTCCCAAAAGCCATCCTTCTGCATCCTCGGGCAAACTGCTGCTTCCACAGTTTGGGATGGTCATCATTTTAATCAGTGTTTCTGCTATAAATCTCTTTGTTGCTCTGTAG
- the ART3 gene encoding ecto-ADP-ribosyltransferase 3 isoform q precursor (isoform q precursor is encoded by transcript variant 27), with protein sequence MKTGHFEIVTMLLATMILVDIFQVKAEVLDMADNAFDDEYLKCTDRMEIKYVPQLLKEEKASHQQLDTVWENAKAKWAARKTQIFLPMNFKDNHGIALMAYISEAQEQTPFYHLFSEAVKMAGQSREDYIYGFQFKAFHFYLTRALQLLRKPCEASSKTVVYRTSQGTSFTFGGLNQARFGHFTLAYSAKPQAANDQLTVLSIYTCLGVDIENFLDKESERITLIPLNEVFQVSQEGAGNNLILQSINKTCSHYECAFLGGLKTENCIENLEYFQPIYVYNPGEYVLIFKNNLGWAWWLTPVIPALWKAEVRKTRSLKTIVRKTGSLKTMVRKTRSLKTMV encoded by the exons gTGAAGGCTGAAGTGTTAGACATGGCAGATAATGCATTTGATGATGAATACCTGAAATGTACGGACAGGATGGAAATTAAATACGTTCCCCAACTGCTAAAGGAGGAAAAAGCAAGCCACCAGCAATTAGATACTGTGTGGGAAAATGCAAAAGCCAAATGGGCAGCCCGAAAGACTCAAATCTTTCTCCCTATGAATTTTAAGGATAACCATGGAATAGCCCTGATGGCATATATTTCCGAAGCTCAAGAGCAAACTCCCTTTTACCATCTGTTCAGTGAAGCTGTGAAGATGGCTGGCCAATCTCGAGAAGATTATATCTATGGCTTCCAGTTCAAAGCTTTCCACTTTTACCTCACAAGAGCCCTGCAGTTGCTGAGAAAACCTTGTGAGGCCAGTTCCAAAACTGTGGTATATAGAACAAGCCAGGGCACTTCATTTACATTTGGAGGGCTAAACCAAGCCAGGTTTGGCCATTTTACCTTGGCATATTCAGCCAAACCTCAGGCTGCTAATGACCAGCTCACTGTGTTATCCATCTACACATGCCTTGGAGTTGacattgaaaattttcttgataaagaaagtgaaagaattaCTTTAATACCTCTGAATGAGGTTTTTCAAGTGTCACAGGAGGGGGCTGGCAATAACCTTATCCTTCAAAGCATAAACAAGACCTGCAGCCATTATGAGTGTGCATTTCTAGGTG GACTAAAAACCGAAAACTGTATTGAGAACCTAG aatattttcaacCCATCTATGTCTACAACCCTGGTGAGtatgttctaatttttaaaaataatcttggttgggcatggtggctcacgcctgtaatcccagcgctttggaaggccgag GTGAGAAAAACCAGAAGCTTGAAGACCATA GTGAGAAAAACTGGAAGCTTGAAGACCATG GTGAGAAAAACCAGAAGCTTGAAGACCATG gtGTGA
- the ART3 gene encoding ecto-ADP-ribosyltransferase 3 isoform j precursor (isoform j precursor is encoded by transcript variant 14) yields MKTGHFEIVTMLLATMILVDIFQVKAEVLDMADNAFDDEYLKCTDRMEIKYVPQLLKEEKASHQQLDTVWENAKAKWAARKTQIFLPMNFKDNHGIALMAYISEAQEQTPFYHLFSEAVKMAGQSREDYIYGFQFKAFHFYLTRALQLLRKPCEASSKTVVYRTSQGTSFTFGGLNQARFGHFTLAYSAKPQAANDQLTVLSIYTCLGVDIENFLDKESERITLIPLNEVFQVSQEGAGNNLILQSINKTCSHYECAFLGGLKTENCIENLAPGPVPVPGPKSHPSASSGKLLLPQFGMVIILISVSAINLFVAL; encoded by the exons gTGAAGGCTGAAGTGTTAGACATGGCAGATAATGCATTTGATGATGAATACCTGAAATGTACGGACAGGATGGAAATTAAATACGTTCCCCAACTGCTAAAGGAGGAAAAAGCAAGCCACCAGCAATTAGATACTGTGTGGGAAAATGCAAAAGCCAAATGGGCAGCCCGAAAGACTCAAATCTTTCTCCCTATGAATTTTAAGGATAACCATGGAATAGCCCTGATGGCATATATTTCCGAAGCTCAAGAGCAAACTCCCTTTTACCATCTGTTCAGTGAAGCTGTGAAGATGGCTGGCCAATCTCGAGAAGATTATATCTATGGCTTCCAGTTCAAAGCTTTCCACTTTTACCTCACAAGAGCCCTGCAGTTGCTGAGAAAACCTTGTGAGGCCAGTTCCAAAACTGTGGTATATAGAACAAGCCAGGGCACTTCATTTACATTTGGAGGGCTAAACCAAGCCAGGTTTGGCCATTTTACCTTGGCATATTCAGCCAAACCTCAGGCTGCTAATGACCAGCTCACTGTGTTATCCATCTACACATGCCTTGGAGTTGacattgaaaattttcttgataaagaaagtgaaagaattaCTTTAATACCTCTGAATGAGGTTTTTCAAGTGTCACAGGAGGGGGCTGGCAATAACCTTATCCTTCAAAGCATAAACAAGACCTGCAGCCATTATGAGTGTGCATTTCTAGGTG GACTAAAAACCGAAAACTGTATTGAGAACCTAG CTCCAGGTCCAGTTCCTGTTCCAGGTCCCAAAAGCCATCCTTCTGCATCCTCGGGCAAACTGCTGCTTCCACAGTTTGGGATGGTCATCATTTTAATCAGTGTTTCTGCTATAAATCTCTTTGTTGCTCTGTAG